In Clostridia bacterium, one genomic interval encodes:
- a CDS encoding TAXI family TRAP transporter solute-binding subunit yields the protein MKRILLIAMAVLTVLVLSFGAYSATQLILATGGTAGTYYPFGGAIANIVNKRAPSLSMSAQSTGASVENMRLISKGEADLAIVQNDTVHYAFNGIEAFDGKPLKNYGVVASLYPEVIQFVVKADGPIKNWTDIKGRRISVGAPGSGTEANARQVLSAYGITYNDFEEQYLSFAESANQFKDGHIDGFFVTSGIPNSGIQDVSTQHKIRILSIPADKMKAIQASYPFLAATKIPAKTYLNQSEEANTVAVMAIIIAGNGLKEQDVYNITKVLFENGGELAAAHSKGALVLLETALDGISTPLHPGAQKYYKEKGIVK from the coding sequence TTGAAGAGGATCCTTCTCATCGCGATGGCCGTGCTCACTGTCCTCGTTCTGTCTTTCGGCGCCTACTCAGCAACTCAGCTGATCTTGGCCACAGGCGGCACCGCGGGCACCTATTACCCGTTTGGAGGCGCTATCGCCAACATCGTCAACAAGAGGGCGCCCTCGCTCAGCATGAGTGCACAGTCAACAGGCGCGTCCGTGGAAAACATGAGGTTAATCAGCAAGGGCGAAGCAGATCTGGCAATCGTCCAGAATGACACAGTCCACTACGCGTTCAACGGAATCGAGGCCTTCGATGGCAAGCCCCTCAAGAACTACGGCGTCGTCGCATCTCTGTACCCAGAGGTCATCCAGTTCGTGGTGAAGGCTGATGGACCGATTAAGAACTGGACAGACATCAAGGGACGCCGGATCTCCGTTGGCGCCCCCGGGAGCGGCACCGAAGCCAATGCTCGTCAGGTGCTGAGCGCGTACGGAATCACCTACAATGATTTCGAGGAGCAGTACCTGTCGTTCGCAGAGAGCGCCAACCAGTTCAAGGATGGGCACATCGACGGCTTCTTTGTGACGTCGGGAATACCCAACTCCGGCATCCAGGATGTGTCCACCCAGCATAAGATCAGGATCCTCTCTATCCCCGCCGATAAGATGAAGGCAATCCAGGCGAGCTACCCCTTCCTCGCAGCGACGAAGATCCCTGCAAAAACCTACCTGAATCAGAGCGAAGAGGCCAACACCGTAGCGGTCATGGCGATCATAATCGCAGGCAACGGCCTCAAGGAGCAGGACGTCTACAACATAACCAAGGTCTTGTTCGAAAATGGCGGAGAACTTGCAGCCGCCCACTCCAAGGGCGCTCTGGTCCTTCTGGAAACCGCTCTCGACGGGATATCCACCCCCCTGCATCCGGGCGCCCAGAAGTACTACAAGGAGAAGGGCATAGTCAAATAG
- a CDS encoding PatB family C-S lyase, translated as MRYDFDSVLDRRGTNSEKWDFNDRVFGRADILPMWVADMDFAAPLPVMEAIARRAEHGVYGYTGVGKSYYDSVVGWVERRHGWRIDPSWILSTPGVVPGLAISVLAFAQPGDGVVVQSPVYPPFFRVVESNGRVLMVNQYSLDGDRYTFDWGDLEAKLNRGPKLLLLCSPANPVGRVWTRSELCRVAEMCMSHGVTVISDEIHSDIVYPWAKHVPFSSLNDQVASNSVTFIAPSKTFNIAGLAASVAIIPDPALRSRFEKVLRGLGLGDGNLFGVTGLEAAYTYGDDWLDQAMAYLEGNLKYMTEFFAARAPEVRVMPPEGTYVIWLDFRELGLAPSELRRLLVDKARVGLSDGPMFGPGGAGFQRINIACPRSVLCEGLTRIEGAISRLKDR; from the coding sequence GTGCGCTACGACTTTGACAGTGTGTTGGACAGGCGAGGCACCAACTCCGAGAAGTGGGATTTCAACGACAGGGTGTTCGGGAGGGCGGATATCCTTCCGATGTGGGTTGCAGACATGGATTTCGCTGCGCCATTGCCTGTCATGGAGGCAATAGCCAGACGCGCGGAACATGGCGTCTATGGCTACACTGGCGTCGGGAAGTCGTACTACGATTCCGTGGTGGGCTGGGTGGAGAGGCGGCACGGTTGGCGGATTGACCCCTCGTGGATCCTCTCGACCCCTGGAGTTGTCCCCGGTTTGGCCATCTCCGTTCTCGCGTTTGCTCAGCCGGGCGATGGCGTGGTCGTCCAGTCCCCTGTCTATCCGCCGTTCTTCCGAGTCGTGGAATCCAACGGTCGGGTGCTCATGGTGAACCAATATTCCCTCGACGGCGACAGGTACACGTTCGACTGGGGGGACCTCGAGGCCAAACTCAACCGCGGCCCGAAGCTTCTGCTCCTCTGCAGCCCTGCGAATCCTGTGGGAAGGGTATGGACCCGATCTGAGCTGTGCCGTGTCGCCGAGATGTGCATGTCGCACGGCGTCACCGTCATATCTGATGAGATCCACTCGGATATCGTGTACCCCTGGGCAAAGCATGTTCCTTTCAGTTCCCTGAATGATCAGGTCGCAAGCAACTCCGTAACATTCATCGCGCCGAGCAAGACATTCAACATCGCAGGGCTTGCGGCGTCCGTGGCCATCATCCCCGATCCTGCGCTGCGTTCGCGGTTCGAGAAGGTGCTGCGGGGGCTCGGGCTCGGCGATGGGAACCTGTTTGGCGTGACCGGGCTTGAGGCTGCTTACACCTACGGCGATGATTGGTTGGATCAGGCCATGGCGTACCTTGAGGGGAATCTCAAGTACATGACTGAGTTCTTCGCGGCCCGGGCGCCAGAGGTGCGCGTGATGCCTCCAGAGGGCACATATGTCATATGGCTGGATTTCCGGGAGCTTGGGCTTGCTCCATCGGAGCTCCGACGGTTGTTGGTCGACAAGGCTCGGGTCGGGCTCAGCGATGGGCCCATGTTTGGCCCTGGCGGCGCCGGATTCCAGAGGATCAACATCGCGTGCCCTCGGTCAGTTCTCTGCGAGGGGCTCACCCGAATCGAGGGCGCCATCAGCCGCTTGAAAGATAGATAG
- a CDS encoding 1,4-alpha-glucan branching protein domain-containing protein, translating into MSKDRAKFIMVLHSHLPWVMGCGKWPFGEEWIYEIAWDCYLPLIRSIRNLARDGVPSNLTVSITPVLAQQLATDGFKQGFASYLEDRRLRVKEDRAEFLQSGRTDLAKLAFWMEDQLSQAMQEYDGMRRDLPGAFAALARDGMIELATSAATHAYLPLLKCDKSRKLQIRMGKVMFTDVMGIEPKGFWFPECAYKPGLESFVDSEGYRYTVLDAMAVKGGKAVSHYGQSTRVTPDTGKPVDTVYLCGSSDLMVFPRHPQLCAQVWSKWTGYPGDFTYREFHRQNPRSGMRYHRVTDSVGDLSTKKPYDPEAAVARAKEHAAHFVAQVEAAADRAESETPVLTTAFDTELYGHWWFEGPIFLEEVSRLFAKASAVDFTTPSRVVDAVDHARIARVEPVESSWGVNCDHSVWMNENTRPMWEKIWEVEDVVDQSWVLTPFGPWPGDFWNLQGDVDRVLREFLLMMASDWEFLMYTDTAGDYPQRRFEGHRRSFAEAYSRLREELHDHNLSEYSY; encoded by the coding sequence ATGAGCAAGGACCGAGCCAAGTTCATCATGGTGTTGCACAGCCATTTGCCATGGGTCATGGGCTGCGGCAAGTGGCCTTTTGGCGAGGAGTGGATATACGAGATAGCCTGGGACTGCTATCTCCCGCTCATCAGGTCGATAAGGAACCTGGCAAGAGACGGTGTTCCGTCGAACCTCACCGTGAGCATTACTCCAGTGCTTGCCCAGCAGCTGGCGACTGATGGATTCAAGCAGGGTTTTGCGTCGTATCTCGAAGACCGCCGCCTCCGGGTGAAGGAGGATCGCGCGGAGTTTCTGCAGTCTGGGAGGACTGATCTTGCTAAACTCGCTTTCTGGATGGAGGATCAGCTTTCCCAGGCGATGCAGGAGTACGACGGAATGCGCCGGGATTTGCCAGGGGCCTTCGCGGCTCTGGCCAGAGACGGGATGATTGAACTTGCCACATCCGCCGCAACTCATGCGTATCTCCCGCTGCTGAAGTGCGACAAGTCCAGGAAGCTCCAGATCCGCATGGGCAAGGTGATGTTCACAGACGTGATGGGCATTGAGCCCAAGGGGTTCTGGTTCCCAGAATGCGCATACAAGCCTGGGCTTGAGTCTTTTGTGGATAGTGAGGGGTACCGGTACACGGTGCTCGATGCCATGGCGGTGAAGGGCGGCAAGGCGGTGAGCCACTACGGGCAGAGCACTCGGGTCACGCCTGACACGGGGAAACCTGTTGACACTGTCTATCTGTGCGGCAGCTCAGACCTGATGGTATTCCCGCGTCATCCCCAGCTGTGCGCCCAGGTCTGGTCGAAGTGGACAGGATACCCTGGCGACTTCACCTACAGGGAGTTCCACAGGCAGAACCCACGCTCAGGGATGCGCTACCATCGGGTGACGGATTCCGTGGGCGACCTCTCCACGAAGAAGCCATACGACCCTGAGGCCGCTGTGGCTCGCGCAAAGGAGCATGCGGCGCATTTCGTGGCGCAAGTGGAGGCGGCAGCTGACCGCGCGGAGTCGGAGACGCCGGTTCTTACCACGGCGTTCGATACAGAGCTATACGGGCACTGGTGGTTCGAGGGTCCCATCTTCCTTGAGGAAGTATCTCGCCTGTTTGCGAAGGCATCCGCGGTTGACTTCACCACACCGTCCAGGGTGGTTGATGCAGTTGACCACGCGCGGATCGCCAGGGTGGAGCCTGTTGAATCGTCGTGGGGCGTGAACTGTGACCATTCAGTCTGGATGAATGAAAACACCAGGCCCATGTGGGAGAAGATTTGGGAGGTTGAGGATGTGGTTGACCAGAGCTGGGTCCTCACCCCTTTCGGGCCTTGGCCGGGGGACTTCTGGAACCTTCAGGGAGATGTGGACAGGGTGCTCCGCGAGTTCCTCCTAATGATGGCTTCCGACTGGGAGTTCCTGATGTATACTGATACCGCGGGAGACTACCCGCAAAGGCGCTTCGAGGGGCACAGGCGCAGTTTCGCGGAAGCATACAGCCGCCTACGTGAAGAACTCCATGACCATAACCTGTCGGAGTACTCGTACTAG
- a CDS encoding DUF1850 domain-containing protein, which produces MRSRNLLFTAGVLAAAALLALAMAPRSYRLVLLAGGGRILYSSAVEPGDTFQMEFTHSVARTPVIEKFILTENGKIKLYETAYHDFGAGLPTEPGEGERMILEPDAIRIVGMSREFDRIAFRVGGIARHRFSCKGQVIDLASVVEPGSEVDLGVEAARRLPLFIRGY; this is translated from the coding sequence ATGAGGAGCAGAAATCTGCTGTTCACAGCGGGGGTCCTCGCCGCAGCAGCGCTCTTGGCTCTCGCGATGGCCCCGCGCTCATATCGCTTGGTTCTGCTAGCCGGAGGCGGACGAATCCTGTACAGCTCCGCGGTTGAGCCGGGCGATACCTTTCAAATGGAGTTCACCCATTCAGTAGCGAGAACGCCAGTCATCGAGAAGTTCATACTGACCGAGAACGGCAAGATCAAGCTCTATGAGACGGCGTACCATGACTTCGGCGCCGGGCTGCCCACTGAGCCAGGCGAGGGAGAAAGGATGATCCTCGAACCTGACGCCATACGCATAGTGGGAATGAGCCGCGAGTTCGATAGAATCGCCTTCAGAGTGGGCGGAATCGCAAGGCACAGGTTCTCATGCAAGGGCCAGGTCATCGACTTGGCGAGCGTGGTAGAGCCGGGATCCGAGGTCGATCTGGGAGTGGAGGCGGCCCGACGGCTGCCGCTCTTCATAAGGGGGTACTGA
- the galT gene encoding galactose-1-phosphate uridylyltransferase: MSELRKDPVTRRWVIIATERAKRPSQLHSPAPVTSPDMPERDPKCPFCEGNEMMTPPEVAAYRNAGTQRDTPGWWIRVIPNKYSAVDPGIPLERIGQGMYDMATGFGAHEVIVESPRHNHTWATSTEHEFEEMLWSYRDRLIGLMHNPALRYVLIFKNYGPEAGASQAHGHSQLIGLPVVPKRVAEEQESSAEYFRLKERCIMCDVIRQERADNKRIIYENNEFIAHAPYASYLPFQILITPKAHSPFFERMEKTQMMELARLFKKVFWSLSEVLGDPPFNCVLHSTPPASAGDERYNHWHFEIVPRLTKVAGFEWGSGFYINVATPEDCAAALRDKIAELDGATCPAEKL; encoded by the coding sequence ATGTCAGAGCTGCGAAAAGACCCAGTCACTCGAAGATGGGTGATCATTGCTACTGAACGCGCCAAGAGGCCCAGCCAACTGCATTCGCCTGCCCCAGTCACCTCTCCGGATATGCCGGAGCGGGATCCCAAGTGCCCATTCTGCGAAGGCAACGAGATGATGACCCCGCCGGAGGTCGCGGCTTACCGGAATGCGGGCACCCAGAGGGATACTCCTGGCTGGTGGATCAGGGTGATCCCAAACAAGTACTCCGCTGTCGATCCTGGCATCCCCCTGGAGCGGATTGGTCAGGGGATGTACGATATGGCCACCGGGTTCGGCGCACATGAGGTGATAGTCGAGTCGCCAAGACACAACCATACCTGGGCTACAAGCACCGAGCACGAGTTCGAGGAGATGCTATGGTCGTATCGGGACAGGCTCATTGGCTTGATGCATAATCCTGCCCTCAGATACGTGCTCATATTCAAGAACTACGGCCCGGAGGCAGGCGCCTCTCAGGCGCATGGGCATTCACAGCTCATAGGGCTTCCCGTGGTTCCCAAGCGTGTAGCGGAAGAGCAGGAGAGTTCGGCCGAGTACTTCCGGCTGAAAGAGCGCTGCATCATGTGCGACGTGATCAGGCAGGAGAGGGCGGACAATAAGCGCATCATCTACGAGAACAACGAATTCATCGCGCATGCGCCTTACGCGTCGTACCTGCCATTCCAGATTCTGATCACACCCAAGGCGCATTCCCCGTTCTTCGAACGGATGGAGAAGACGCAAATGATGGAGCTGGCCAGGCTGTTCAAGAAGGTGTTCTGGAGCCTGTCGGAAGTACTCGGAGACCCGCCGTTCAACTGCGTTCTCCATTCCACCCCTCCTGCCTCTGCAGGAGACGAGAGGTACAACCACTGGCACTTCGAGATCGTGCCCAGGCTGACCAAGGTGGCAGGGTTCGAGTGGGGTTCCGGGTTCTACATCAACGTGGCCACTCCAGAGGATTGCGCCGCCGCGCTCCGCGACAAAATCGCTGAGCTCGACGGGGCAACATGTCCTGCGGAGAAGTTGTAG
- a CDS encoding TRAP transporter permease, with translation MAKSKKGTDKLRKAAAVPSAAGGAPRAVDSDAVNIEEILAKYDRESATRHMARWLSIIVTVVAIAFALFQLYTAITGEKAPQIQRITHLGFVLVLTFLLYPPTVKGRDKFAWFDLALVAGGAAVAGYYLLNYRGLMLRAGDYTSLDMVIGCVGILLVIEAARRVVGLPITILVSVCLLYAYFGKYMPGFLQHRGASFSRLVTHMFFTTEGILGIPLGVSSTFIFLFIMFGAFLEKTGIGQFFIDLGNAVAGGQRGGPAKVAVFTSALEGTVSGSSVANTVGSGSFTIPMMKSLGYRPEFAGAVEAAASTGGQIMPPIMGAAAFLMAEFLGIPYVQIAKAAIIPALLYFMGIWIGVDLEAAKSGLVAMPKDKIPRLGRILAEKGQLILPIVGMVFFLSTGRTPTKAAIYGIILAILAGVLKRETAAPTAAWAKPMMPNFDLVSGIVIAFTAGAFAIREFMSVPLWNAVLLGTLPPVVYFALLRLLTMGSGNGKNAGAGLLTFLVKHGDIVLTLGGLAYMHFNGQSATACVVYGVAMFFLSRALVGAPQVSLKQFFAALEQGARTSVGVAVACASAGIIVGTVTLTGLGLKLATGLVDLSGGHLLLTLFFTMLTSLILGMGAPTTANYVITSTIAAPALMRLGVPPLAAHMFTFYFGIVADVTPPVALAAFAGAGIAKADPFKTGVNATKLAIAAFLIPYFFVYSPDLLLINASWLHTPRMILGSLVGMVAIGAAVAGWLRTHSPWWERILLFAAGLLLIDPGLVTDVIGLILLALCFATQTARLRRTGGPRGPVVRRFA, from the coding sequence TTGGCGAAATCCAAGAAAGGCACAGACAAGCTGCGCAAGGCCGCAGCAGTTCCGAGCGCCGCTGGCGGAGCGCCCCGCGCGGTCGATTCTGATGCGGTGAACATCGAGGAGATACTGGCCAAGTACGACCGGGAGTCGGCCACCAGGCACATGGCCAGATGGCTCTCGATCATCGTCACGGTTGTCGCGATTGCGTTCGCTCTGTTCCAGCTGTACACCGCGATCACCGGCGAGAAGGCCCCTCAGATTCAACGCATCACGCACCTGGGGTTCGTCCTCGTCCTCACGTTTCTGCTGTATCCGCCCACTGTCAAGGGGCGCGATAAGTTCGCATGGTTCGACCTGGCGCTAGTGGCCGGTGGAGCGGCTGTGGCAGGCTATTACCTCCTCAACTACCGCGGCCTCATGCTCCGGGCAGGCGACTACACTAGCCTCGACATGGTCATCGGGTGTGTGGGAATCCTCTTGGTGATTGAGGCGGCCCGGCGCGTGGTCGGGCTTCCGATCACTATCTTGGTGTCAGTTTGCCTGCTGTACGCTTACTTCGGAAAGTACATGCCAGGCTTTCTGCAGCACCGTGGTGCGTCTTTCAGCAGGTTGGTCACCCACATGTTCTTCACCACCGAAGGTATACTCGGAATTCCACTCGGCGTCTCATCCACCTTCATATTCCTCTTCATCATGTTCGGCGCCTTTCTCGAAAAGACAGGCATCGGCCAGTTCTTCATCGATCTTGGCAACGCCGTCGCAGGTGGACAGAGAGGCGGACCGGCGAAGGTGGCTGTGTTCACATCGGCCCTTGAGGGAACCGTATCCGGAAGCTCTGTCGCCAACACCGTAGGCAGCGGAAGCTTCACAATACCGATGATGAAGAGCCTCGGCTACCGGCCGGAATTCGCCGGCGCAGTTGAGGCGGCAGCCTCCACAGGCGGACAGATCATGCCCCCGATCATGGGCGCCGCCGCCTTCCTGATGGCGGAGTTCCTCGGGATCCCATATGTGCAGATCGCCAAGGCCGCCATCATCCCCGCTCTTCTCTACTTCATGGGAATATGGATCGGGGTGGACTTAGAAGCGGCCAAGAGCGGCCTCGTGGCCATGCCGAAGGACAAGATCCCCAGGCTCGGCAGGATACTGGCTGAGAAGGGTCAGCTTATCCTCCCCATCGTCGGGATGGTGTTCTTCCTATCCACAGGCAGGACGCCCACAAAGGCGGCCATCTATGGGATCATCCTGGCGATTCTGGCAGGGGTGCTCAAACGCGAGACCGCTGCCCCAACGGCAGCCTGGGCAAAGCCCATGATGCCCAACTTTGACCTAGTGTCAGGCATTGTCATTGCCTTCACCGCAGGCGCGTTCGCGATTCGTGAGTTCATGTCGGTTCCGCTCTGGAACGCAGTTCTGCTGGGAACTCTGCCTCCAGTGGTCTATTTCGCACTGCTCCGTCTTCTCACGATGGGCTCTGGAAATGGCAAGAACGCCGGCGCCGGGCTGCTCACATTCCTCGTGAAGCATGGAGATATCGTCCTCACTCTGGGCGGACTCGCATACATGCATTTCAACGGCCAGTCCGCCACTGCGTGCGTAGTCTACGGGGTTGCGATGTTCTTCCTGAGTCGTGCGCTCGTGGGCGCCCCACAGGTGAGCCTGAAGCAGTTCTTCGCAGCTCTCGAACAGGGCGCCAGAACCTCAGTCGGCGTGGCCGTGGCGTGCGCATCGGCAGGCATCATCGTGGGCACAGTCACCCTCACAGGGCTCGGGCTCAAGCTCGCTACCGGGCTTGTCGACCTATCAGGCGGACATCTGCTGCTCACGCTGTTCTTCACGATGCTCACATCGCTCATACTCGGAATGGGCGCTCCCACAACCGCCAACTACGTAATCACGTCTACGATAGCTGCGCCCGCGCTGATGAGGCTAGGCGTGCCGCCGCTCGCAGCCCACATGTTCACATTCTACTTCGGCATTGTGGCAGACGTTACACCGCCTGTGGCGCTCGCGGCATTCGCAGGCGCAGGAATCGCCAAGGCGGATCCGTTCAAGACTGGAGTCAACGCCACCAAACTCGCCATTGCAGCGTTCCTGATTCCGTATTTCTTCGTGTACAGTCCCGACCTGCTGCTGATCAACGCGTCGTGGCTGCACACTCCCAGGATGATCCTGGGATCCCTTGTGGGGATGGTCGCTATCGGCGCCGCAGTCGCAGGATGGCTTCGCACACACTCTCCATGGTGGGAGCGGATCTTGCTGTTCGCTGCTGGCCTGCTTCTGATCGATCCAGGCCTCGTAACGGACGTGATAGGCCTCATCCTATTGGCTCTCTGCTTTGCGACCCAGACTGCCAGACTACGCCGCACTGGAGGCCCTAGAGGGCCAGTCGTGCGCAGGTTCGCGTAA
- a CDS encoding YmaF family protein encodes MLERLFDRLEQKSFGVRDFRKHVHRIDGTTVNEAGHSHRVGFVTGPPWPSPRGHVHRVVGATASGKTSHSHEVSGWTSPSTSTDANHTHTVSLRTKNAESHVHRINGVTASFIPSRTAAYRTEAQDGVFPE; translated from the coding sequence TTGCTGGAGAGGCTTTTTGATCGTCTGGAGCAGAAGAGTTTCGGAGTTCGCGACTTCCGGAAGCATGTTCACAGAATAGACGGAACCACCGTGAATGAGGCAGGCCACTCCCACAGGGTGGGGTTTGTGACCGGGCCGCCGTGGCCCTCGCCCAGAGGCCACGTCCACCGCGTCGTAGGCGCAACTGCGTCAGGGAAGACTTCCCACTCTCACGAGGTGAGCGGATGGACATCGCCATCCACATCCACAGATGCCAACCACACTCACACGGTTTCACTGCGGACCAAAAACGCGGAATCCCACGTTCACAGGATCAACGGGGTCACCGCGTCTTTCATTCCCAGCCGGACAGCTGCCTATCGCACAGAGGCGCAGGATGGAGTGTTCCCGGAGTAG
- a CDS encoding glycogen/starch synthase, with protein sequence MKILFAASEVNPFMKVGGLADVAGSLPGFLAESGCSVHLVMPKYETAKWNGLSLEEWGSVYPPMGYGREEGQVHTASIAPNLTLYAIRNGAYFARERPYDFPDDMRRFMFFSKAAYELARIIKPDVVHANDWHTGMLPVYCRVYGCPGDPGTVTTIHNLAFQGQGDWSDFLYSSLPWEQFKPNGAEYGGKFNILKAAITYSDKVTTVSPTYASEIQTPEFGMGLEAVLAARRDSIRGILNGLSYAEWNPATDTLVASQYDVESIGAREHNKRSLLAKFGLEYRPDAPVFGFVGRLFEQKGVDILIEAVRRFASEDVQFVVLGTGSAEYEESLRGLAHAYPGKVGVKLAFSNYLAHEIYAGADFFLMPSKFEPCGLGQMIAMRYGSIPIVRAVGGLRDSVTEPETGVVFWNYSWEELHKAMSRALALYRDPEACLATRVRCMTADYSWNRSVNDYISLYRDLSSARAQG encoded by the coding sequence GTGAAGATCCTCTTTGCCGCCTCGGAGGTCAACCCGTTCATGAAAGTGGGCGGGCTTGCCGACGTTGCTGGGAGCCTTCCAGGATTCCTTGCTGAGTCAGGTTGCAGTGTTCACCTCGTCATGCCGAAGTACGAGACTGCCAAATGGAACGGACTGTCGCTGGAGGAATGGGGATCTGTCTACCCGCCCATGGGCTACGGCCGCGAGGAAGGGCAGGTGCACACTGCCTCCATAGCCCCCAATCTCACGCTCTACGCCATACGGAACGGGGCCTACTTCGCCAGAGAGAGGCCATACGATTTTCCAGATGACATGCGCCGTTTCATGTTCTTCTCCAAGGCGGCGTATGAGCTTGCGCGCATAATCAAGCCTGATGTGGTTCACGCGAACGACTGGCATACCGGTATGCTCCCAGTGTACTGCAGGGTGTACGGGTGTCCGGGAGACCCCGGCACTGTAACGACAATCCACAACCTTGCATTTCAGGGGCAGGGCGATTGGAGCGATTTCCTCTACTCATCGCTGCCATGGGAGCAGTTCAAGCCGAATGGCGCGGAGTACGGTGGCAAGTTCAACATTCTGAAAGCCGCGATAACTTACTCAGATAAGGTAACCACGGTATCGCCGACATACGCTTCCGAGATCCAGACACCCGAATTCGGAATGGGGCTCGAGGCAGTGCTTGCCGCAAGGCGCGATTCGATTCGGGGGATACTAAACGGGCTTTCTTACGCCGAATGGAACCCGGCCACAGACACGCTGGTTGCGTCCCAGTACGATGTGGAATCCATTGGCGCTCGTGAGCACAACAAGAGATCGCTGCTGGCCAAGTTCGGCCTTGAATACAGACCCGATGCGCCGGTCTTCGGCTTTGTTGGACGTCTCTTCGAGCAGAAGGGAGTCGACATTCTGATCGAGGCCGTCCGCAGGTTTGCATCTGAGGACGTGCAGTTCGTGGTGCTGGGAACAGGATCGGCTGAGTACGAGGAGTCTCTTCGGGGTTTGGCCCATGCCTACCCAGGCAAGGTAGGAGTCAAGCTCGCTTTCAGCAACTACCTGGCGCACGAGATATACGCGGGGGCCGACTTCTTCCTGATGCCATCCAAGTTCGAGCCGTGCGGGCTCGGGCAGATGATAGCCATGAGGTACGGATCGATACCCATCGTCCGAGCCGTTGGGGGCCTTCGGGATTCTGTGACGGAGCCTGAGACTGGCGTGGTGTTCTGGAACTACTCCTGGGAGGAACTGCACAAGGCGATGAGCAGGGCTCTTGCATTGTACCGCGATCCAGAGGCTTGCCTTGCCACAAGGGTGCGTTGTATGACAGCGGACTACTCGTGGAACAGATCGGTGAATGACTACATCTCTTTGTACCGGGACCTGTCGTCGGCGCGGGCACAAGGCTGA
- a CDS encoding ABC transporter ATP-binding protein has product MLRIENLSKSYKKGSVRAVDCLNLDVSAGEIFGFLGPNGAGKTTTIKMIVGLLSPDSGSITVDGKSVSQDPVAAKSRMGFVPDNPDLFEKLTGVEYLNFMADVYGVPSAIRKERAAELLRMFELEGAVRDIIASYSHGMRQKLALSGALLSRPKLLVLDEPMVGLDPKSAHLFKDLINKHCEDGGTVFFSTHVLEVAERLCHRVGIISHGKLIALGTLDELRKGARGTASGTSGEIGVPGEESLEELFLQLTEGSHE; this is encoded by the coding sequence ATGCTAAGGATCGAGAACCTGTCGAAAAGCTACAAGAAAGGCTCAGTGCGGGCGGTCGACTGCCTTAACCTTGACGTGTCCGCCGGAGAGATATTCGGTTTTCTCGGCCCGAACGGCGCAGGCAAGACCACGACGATCAAGATGATTGTGGGGCTCTTGTCGCCGGATTCCGGCAGCATCACAGTGGACGGGAAGAGTGTCTCCCAGGATCCCGTTGCGGCAAAGTCCCGCATGGGCTTTGTTCCCGACAACCCGGATCTCTTTGAGAAACTCACAGGTGTTGAGTACCTGAACTTCATGGCCGATGTATACGGGGTCCCTTCGGCTATCCGGAAGGAGCGGGCAGCGGAACTCCTACGGATGTTCGAGCTTGAGGGGGCCGTGCGCGACATAATCGCAAGCTACTCCCATGGAATGCGGCAGAAACTCGCCCTATCGGGGGCTTTGCTGTCTCGGCCGAAGCTTCTCGTATTGGATGAACCCATGGTGGGTCTGGATCCGAAGAGCGCTCACCTGTTCAAGGACCTGATCAACAAGCACTGTGAAGATGGCGGCACGGTGTTCTTCTCTACTCATGTGCTTGAGGTCGCCGAGAGGCTGTGCCATCGCGTGGGCATCATCAGCCATGGGAAGCTCATAGCCCTAGGCACTCTAGATGAGTTGCGGAAGGGCGCTCGCGGCACGGCGTCAGGAACCTCGGGGGAAATCGGCGTGCCCGGAGAGGAGTCGCTTGAGGAGCTGTTCCTGCAGCTCACGGAGGGAAGCCATGAGTAG